The following are encoded in a window of Miltoncostaea marina genomic DNA:
- the ptsP gene encoding phosphoenolpyruvate--protein phosphotransferase — MVGVVIVSHSAGLADGVAELAREMAGPEVPVEAAGGLDEPGRPTGTDAALVMAALERVLGGGGEALVLMDLGSAVMSAETAIDLLPDDARGRVRLCAAPLVEGAVAAAAAARGGAGLDEVEAEALRGLAGKRAHLGAPGDGGDGAPAGRPARDGGEGEGWEEATAVIRDPLGLHARPAASLVRAVAGLDADVRISNDSAGTGPASARSLTALSALGVLEGHRVRIAARGPDARAALGALLAAIAEGADAAPAPAAAPERPEAAPPAAGEQLRGVAAAPGAGIGPARVPREPEPPDPAPAGTPHEEEWALLEARAATAADLRAAGELAAERAGREAAEIIEAQLLVLDDEELVAVASRALAEGVSAAAAWDRAVRAAAAAFDALDDEYLRQRAADLREVGRRVLAHLAGAAHEEAAPGVVVVGELGAAEAAVLDPQRVAAVASAGGGPSSHAAIIARAIGVPYVAGLGPRVLAVADGAPLLVDGDAGTVTVDPPPDVVEAHRARHADDARRAETAREHAHEPAVTRDGVRVEVEANIGAPGDALQAVAAGADGVGLLRTELLFLGRAEAPDEEEQRLAYVASAAALAGRRVTLRTLDAGGDKPLPYLTRPPEDNPFLGVRGVRLSLERPELMVVQLRAALRAAAEHPLAIMFPMVSEVGELRAALGLLDQARDALAAEGIPAGDPEVGVMVEVPAAAVLAGAFAPHVAFLSIGTNDLVQYTMAAERGNGALARLADPLHPAVLRLIDGVVRAAGPHGCRVAVCGEAASDPVAVPVLVGLGVRELSVAPPLVPGTKAAVRATDAGGARELASRALELSDAAAVRALVTGAPA, encoded by the coding sequence GTGGTCGGGGTCGTCATCGTCTCGCACAGCGCCGGGCTGGCCGACGGCGTGGCCGAGCTCGCGCGCGAGATGGCCGGGCCGGAGGTGCCGGTCGAGGCCGCCGGCGGGCTCGACGAGCCGGGGCGGCCGACCGGGACCGACGCGGCCCTCGTGATGGCCGCCCTCGAGCGCGTGCTCGGAGGCGGGGGCGAGGCGCTGGTGCTGATGGACCTCGGCTCGGCGGTGATGAGCGCGGAGACGGCGATCGACCTGCTGCCCGACGACGCCCGCGGGCGCGTGCGCCTGTGCGCCGCCCCGCTCGTGGAGGGGGCGGTGGCGGCCGCCGCGGCCGCCCGCGGCGGCGCCGGGCTCGACGAGGTGGAGGCCGAGGCGCTGCGCGGCCTCGCCGGCAAGCGCGCCCACCTCGGCGCGCCCGGGGACGGCGGCGACGGCGCGCCCGCGGGCCGGCCGGCGCGCGACGGCGGCGAGGGCGAGGGCTGGGAGGAGGCGACGGCCGTCATCCGCGACCCGCTCGGCCTGCACGCGCGCCCGGCGGCCTCGCTGGTGCGGGCGGTGGCCGGGCTCGACGCCGACGTGCGGATCAGCAACGACTCCGCGGGCACCGGCCCGGCTTCGGCCCGCAGCCTCACGGCGCTGTCGGCGCTCGGGGTGCTGGAGGGCCACCGGGTGCGCATCGCCGCGCGCGGTCCCGACGCGCGCGCGGCGCTCGGGGCGCTGCTGGCGGCCATCGCCGAGGGCGCCGACGCCGCGCCCGCGCCCGCCGCCGCGCCGGAGCGGCCCGAGGCGGCCCCGCCCGCCGCCGGCGAGCAGCTGCGCGGCGTCGCCGCGGCCCCCGGGGCCGGCATCGGGCCCGCGCGGGTGCCCCGCGAGCCGGAGCCGCCCGACCCAGCGCCGGCCGGCACGCCGCACGAGGAGGAGTGGGCGCTGCTCGAGGCGCGGGCCGCCACCGCCGCGGACCTGCGCGCGGCGGGCGAGCTCGCCGCCGAGCGCGCCGGGCGCGAGGCGGCGGAGATCATCGAGGCCCAGCTGCTCGTGCTCGACGACGAGGAGCTGGTGGCCGTCGCCTCGCGCGCGCTGGCCGAGGGCGTCTCGGCGGCGGCGGCGTGGGACCGGGCGGTCCGCGCGGCGGCGGCGGCCTTCGACGCGCTCGACGACGAGTACCTGCGCCAGCGGGCCGCCGACCTGCGCGAGGTGGGCCGGCGGGTGCTGGCCCACCTGGCGGGCGCGGCGCACGAGGAGGCCGCCCCGGGCGTGGTGGTGGTGGGCGAGCTGGGCGCGGCCGAGGCGGCCGTCCTCGATCCGCAGCGGGTGGCCGCCGTCGCGTCGGCGGGCGGCGGGCCGAGCTCGCACGCCGCGATCATCGCCCGGGCGATCGGCGTGCCGTACGTCGCGGGCCTCGGGCCGCGGGTGCTGGCCGTCGCGGACGGCGCGCCGCTGCTGGTGGACGGCGACGCGGGCACGGTCACCGTCGACCCGCCGCCCGACGTGGTCGAGGCCCACCGGGCGCGCCACGCCGACGACGCGCGGCGCGCCGAGACGGCCCGCGAGCACGCCCACGAGCCGGCCGTGACCCGCGACGGCGTGCGCGTCGAGGTGGAGGCCAACATCGGCGCGCCGGGCGACGCGCTGCAGGCGGTCGCCGCCGGCGCCGACGGGGTCGGGCTGCTGCGCACCGAGCTGCTGTTCCTGGGCCGCGCGGAGGCGCCCGACGAGGAGGAGCAGCGGCTCGCCTACGTCGCCAGCGCCGCCGCGCTGGCCGGGCGGCGGGTCACCCTGCGCACGCTCGACGCCGGCGGCGACAAGCCCCTGCCCTACCTGACCCGCCCGCCCGAGGACAACCCGTTCCTCGGCGTGCGCGGGGTGCGCCTGTCGCTGGAGCGGCCCGAGCTGATGGTGGTGCAGCTGCGCGCGGCGCTGCGGGCGGCGGCCGAGCACCCGCTCGCGATCATGTTCCCCATGGTGAGCGAGGTCGGCGAGCTGCGGGCCGCCCTCGGGCTGCTGGACCAGGCGCGGGACGCGCTCGCCGCCGAGGGCATCCCGGCCGGCGACCCCGAGGTGGGCGTGATGGTCGAGGTGCCGGCCGCGGCCGTGCTGGCCGGCGCGTTCGCGCCGCACGTCGCGTTCCTGTCGATCGGCACGAACGACCTGGTGCAGTACACGATGGCCGCCGAGCGCGGCAACGGCGCCCTCGCCCGGCTCGCGGACCCGCTCCACCCCGCCGTGCTGCGCCTGATCGACGGCGTCGTCCGCGCGGCCGGGCCGCACGGCTGCCGGGTGGCGGTGTGCGGCGAGGCGGCCTCCGACCCCGTCGCGGTGCCCGTGCTCGTGGGCCTCGGCGTGCGGGAGCTGAGCGTGGCGCCGCCGCTCGTGCCCGGCACCAAGGCGGCCGTGCGCGCGACCGACGCCGGCGGGGCGCGCGAGCTGGCGTCGCGCGCCCTGGAGCTGAGCGACGCCGCCGCGGTCCGCGCGCTCGTCACGGGGGCGCCGGCCTGA
- a CDS encoding anaerobic glycerol-3-phosphate dehydrogenase subunit C, with protein MAHPLHDAVRGSLDNCVKCTICETYCPVSAATPLFPGPKYVGPQAERFRGEGPSPDDSLTWCSSCGICTHVCPQGVKIAEINSIAKAEMAAERGIPLRDRLIARPTLAGRLGAPVAPLANRLARNRLVRAAVERAVGVHRRAALPTWAGRTFQSRTRLRRQPPGRPGERPAVVYFHGCAANYYETHTAEMAVRVLEMQGLDVIVPRQGCCGLPLQSNGLYPAARHYVRRLAGSLAPYARAGHDIVSTSTSCGLMLKREAREILDMEDDDDLRAVSGRMYDICEYLALMHERGELRTDLLTPLDMEVPYHAPCQLRGHGVGTPAMDLMRLIPGLRPRQVDAVCCGVAGTYGLKREKYDVAMAVGEPVFGQVRESGAELSVCDSETCRWHIAEATGVPSVHPVAMLHRSYGLG; from the coding sequence ATGGCACACCCCCTGCACGACGCCGTGCGCGGCTCGCTCGACAACTGCGTCAAGTGCACGATCTGCGAGACGTACTGCCCCGTGTCGGCCGCGACGCCGCTGTTCCCCGGGCCGAAGTACGTGGGCCCGCAGGCCGAGCGCTTCCGCGGCGAGGGCCCCTCGCCGGACGACTCGCTCACCTGGTGCTCGAGCTGCGGCATCTGCACCCACGTCTGCCCGCAGGGCGTGAAGATCGCCGAGATCAACTCGATCGCCAAGGCCGAGATGGCCGCCGAGCGCGGCATCCCGCTGCGCGACCGGCTCATCGCGCGGCCCACGCTGGCCGGGCGCCTGGGGGCGCCGGTCGCGCCGCTCGCCAACCGGCTGGCGCGCAACCGCCTCGTGCGCGCGGCGGTGGAGCGCGCCGTCGGCGTCCACCGCCGGGCGGCCCTGCCGACGTGGGCGGGCCGCACCTTCCAGAGCCGCACGCGCCTGCGCCGCCAGCCGCCCGGCCGCCCCGGCGAGCGCCCCGCGGTCGTCTACTTCCACGGCTGCGCCGCGAACTACTACGAGACGCACACCGCCGAGATGGCCGTGCGCGTGCTGGAGATGCAGGGCCTCGACGTGATCGTGCCCCGCCAGGGCTGCTGCGGCCTGCCCCTGCAGAGCAACGGCCTCTACCCCGCGGCGCGCCACTACGTCCGCCGCCTCGCCGGCTCGCTCGCCCCCTACGCCCGCGCCGGACATGACATCGTCTCCACGTCCACGAGCTGCGGCCTGATGCTGAAGCGCGAGGCGCGGGAGATCCTGGACATGGAGGACGACGACGACCTGCGGGCGGTGTCCGGCCGGATGTACGACATCTGCGAGTACCTGGCGCTCATGCACGAGCGCGGCGAGCTGCGCACCGACCTGCTGACGCCGCTCGACATGGAGGTGCCCTACCACGCGCCCTGCCAGCTGCGCGGACACGGCGTCGGCACGCCCGCGATGGACCTCATGCGGCTCATCCCGGGCCTGCGGCCGCGCCAGGTCGACGCGGTCTGCTGCGGCGTCGCCGGCACGTACGGGCTCAAGCGCGAGAAGTACGACGTCGCGATGGCGGTGGGCGAGCCGGTGTTCGGGCAGGTGCGCGAGTCGGGCGCCGAGCTGTCGGTGTGCGACTCGGAGACCTGCCGCTGGCACATCGCCGAGGCGACCGGCGTGCCCTCGGTGCACCCGGTGGCGATGCTGCACCGCTCGTACGGGCTCGGCTGA
- the glpB gene encoding glycerol-3-phosphate dehydrogenase subunit GlpB, with protein MTRVAVIGAGLAGLVCALRLAQGGADVTVFSRGTGGLHLTPGMIDVLGYAPERVEAPGETLAGWVAARPEHPYAQLAGAPLEEALDWFRGVAAPLRYGGDLAANMLLPTAAGVARPTAMAPAGMAAGDLRGGRRVVAVGLRALKDFFPAYLADNLRRAALPGGAAVEARHAVATWSPRPGADVQGHYFARALDEPGARAGLAAELRAIVEPGETVLMPAVLGMRASAEAWEDLCERAGAPIAEVPTLPPCIPGMRLNLLLTRALGEAGGRMVVGPEAVGVDGSGGRIDAVRIRDAARVRAVPADHVVLATGGFESGGVELDSYGAVREPALGLPVAGPPGGGRGLGPRHLDEHPLMAAGVRVDDRLRPVDASGAPVWGNLRAAGSIIAGAVPWREKSGEGIAIAAGHRAACTILEDT; from the coding sequence GTGACGCGGGTCGCGGTCATCGGCGCCGGGCTCGCCGGCCTCGTCTGCGCCCTGCGGCTGGCGCAGGGCGGCGCCGACGTGACGGTGTTCAGCCGCGGCACCGGCGGCCTGCACCTGACCCCCGGGATGATCGACGTGCTGGGCTACGCGCCCGAGCGGGTGGAGGCCCCCGGCGAGACCCTCGCCGGGTGGGTCGCCGCCCGGCCGGAGCACCCCTACGCGCAGCTGGCCGGCGCGCCGCTCGAGGAGGCGCTCGACTGGTTCCGCGGGGTCGCGGCGCCGCTGCGCTACGGCGGCGACCTCGCCGCCAACATGCTGCTCCCGACCGCCGCCGGGGTGGCGCGCCCCACCGCGATGGCGCCGGCGGGCATGGCCGCGGGCGACCTGCGCGGCGGGCGGCGGGTGGTGGCCGTGGGGCTGCGCGCCCTGAAGGACTTCTTCCCGGCGTACCTCGCCGACAACCTGCGCCGGGCCGCCCTGCCCGGCGGCGCGGCCGTGGAGGCGCGCCACGCGGTCGCCACCTGGAGCCCGCGCCCCGGCGCCGACGTGCAGGGCCACTACTTCGCCCGCGCCCTGGACGAGCCGGGGGCCCGCGCCGGGCTGGCCGCCGAGCTGCGGGCGATCGTGGAGCCCGGCGAGACCGTGCTGATGCCGGCGGTGCTCGGGATGCGGGCCTCCGCCGAGGCCTGGGAGGACCTCTGCGAGCGGGCCGGCGCGCCGATCGCGGAGGTGCCGACGCTGCCCCCCTGCATCCCCGGCATGCGACTCAACCTGCTGCTCACCCGCGCGCTCGGCGAGGCCGGCGGGCGGATGGTGGTGGGGCCCGAGGCGGTCGGCGTCGACGGCTCCGGCGGGCGCATCGACGCGGTGCGCATTCGCGACGCCGCCCGCGTGCGCGCGGTGCCGGCCGACCACGTGGTGCTCGCGACGGGCGGCTTCGAGTCGGGCGGCGTCGAGCTCGACTCGTACGGCGCGGTGCGCGAGCCGGCCCTCGGCCTGCCGGTGGCCGGGCCGCCGGGGGGCGGGCGCGGCCTCGGCCCGCGCCACCTCGACGAGCACCCGCTCATGGCGGCGGGGGTGCGGGTGGACGACCGGCTGCGGCCGGTCGACGCGTCGGGCGCGCCCGTGTGGGGCAACCTGCGGGCGGCCGGCTCGATCATCGCCGGGGCGGTGCCCTGGCGGGAGAAGTCCGGCGAGGGCATCGCGATCGCGGCGGGCCACCGCGCGGCGTGCACGATCCTGGAGGACACCTGA
- the glpA gene encoding anaerobic glycerol-3-phosphate dehydrogenase subunit GlpA: protein MGCDVLVIGGGATGLGVVRDAAMRGWSAVLVERVDLGQGTTGRFHGLLHSGGRYVVSDPRSATECAEENAILRRIAADAVEDTGGLFVTTPADDPAYADRFLAGCAEHGVAAEEVPVAEALRREPRLNPAISRAFEVADASIDSWTLLWGNARSAREHGARILPYHWVTGVLRDGDRVAGVTAQDNRGHREVRIEAGFTINAAGVWAGQLADMAGCPGVTVVPGKGIMIAMNHRLVGTVINRCELPGDGDILVPIHTVCVIGTTDVKAPTPDDLSIARDQVQEMLDAGEVLVPGFRESRALHAWSGSRPLFTDERADGAQDTRHMSRGLALVDHLERDGVEGFLTITGGKLTTYRLMAETVVDAMGEQLGDPRPCRTAAEPLPGSEDGRPYWLGSRLRRQEEVMPDDQLICECELMQRSRLEAAAASRPGLNLDDVRRVLRLGMGPCQGGFCTYRAAGVLHAIGDADGPRADELLLQFLHHRWLGIEPILAGRGMRQACIDDWIFQGALDVEHLPVTPPA from the coding sequence ATCGGATGTGACGTCCTCGTCATCGGCGGCGGCGCGACCGGCCTCGGGGTCGTGCGCGACGCCGCCATGCGGGGCTGGTCGGCCGTGCTCGTGGAGCGGGTCGACCTGGGCCAGGGCACCACCGGCCGCTTCCACGGGCTGCTGCACTCGGGCGGCCGCTACGTCGTCTCGGACCCGCGCTCGGCGACCGAGTGCGCCGAGGAGAACGCGATCCTGCGCCGCATCGCGGCCGACGCGGTGGAGGACACGGGCGGGCTCTTCGTCACCACCCCGGCCGACGACCCCGCGTACGCCGACCGGTTCCTCGCGGGGTGCGCCGAGCACGGCGTCGCGGCCGAGGAGGTGCCGGTGGCCGAGGCCCTGCGCCGCGAGCCCCGGCTCAACCCCGCCATCTCGCGCGCCTTCGAGGTGGCCGACGCGTCCATCGACTCGTGGACCCTGCTCTGGGGCAACGCCCGCTCGGCCAGGGAGCACGGCGCCCGGATCCTCCCCTACCACTGGGTGACGGGCGTGCTGCGCGACGGCGACCGCGTGGCCGGCGTGACCGCGCAGGACAACCGCGGCCACCGGGAGGTGCGCATCGAGGCGGGCTTCACGATCAACGCCGCGGGCGTCTGGGCCGGCCAGCTCGCCGACATGGCCGGCTGCCCCGGCGTGACGGTGGTGCCGGGCAAGGGGATCATGATCGCGATGAACCACCGGCTGGTGGGGACGGTGATCAACCGCTGCGAGCTGCCCGGCGACGGCGACATCCTGGTCCCGATCCACACGGTCTGCGTCATCGGCACCACCGACGTGAAGGCCCCGACCCCGGACGACCTCTCGATCGCCCGCGACCAGGTGCAGGAGATGCTCGACGCCGGCGAGGTGCTGGTGCCCGGCTTCCGCGAGTCGCGCGCGCTGCACGCCTGGTCGGGCAGCCGGCCGCTGTTCACGGACGAGCGCGCCGACGGCGCCCAGGACACCCGGCACATGAGCCGCGGGCTCGCGCTGGTCGACCACCTCGAGCGCGACGGCGTCGAGGGCTTCCTCACGATCACCGGGGGCAAGCTGACCACGTACCGGCTGATGGCCGAGACCGTCGTCGACGCGATGGGCGAGCAGCTCGGCGACCCGCGCCCGTGCCGCACGGCGGCCGAGCCGCTGCCGGGGTCCGAGGACGGGCGCCCCTACTGGCTGGGCTCGCGGCTGCGCCGCCAGGAGGAGGTCATGCCCGACGACCAGCTCATCTGCGAGTGCGAGCTCATGCAGCGCAGCCGCCTGGAGGCCGCCGCCGCGAGCCGGCCCGGGCTCAACCTCGACGACGTCCGCCGCGTGCTGCGGCTGGGGATGGGGCCCTGCCAGGGCGGCTTCTGCACCTACCGCGCCGCCGGCGTGCTGCACGCGATCGGCGACGCCGACGGCCCGCGCGCCGACGAGCTGCTGCTGCAGTTCCTGCACCACCGCTGGCTCGGCATCGAGCCGATCCTCGCCGGGCGGGGGATGCGCCAGGCGTGCATCGACGACTGGATCTTCCAGGGCGCGCTCGACGTCGAGCACCTGCCGGTCACCCCGCCCGCGTGA
- the glpK gene encoding glycerol kinase GlpK: protein MAEYAGAIDQGTTSTRFMVFDSGGHVVSIAQKEHEQIYPKPGWVEHDPMEVWRRTEEVIGEALQSAGLDKDQLAAIGITNQRETAVVWDRSTGEPVHNAIVWQDTRTDQICNRLAAEGGQDRFRQQTGLPIATYFSGPKIRWILDNVAGAEQRAEAGDLLFGNMDTWVIWNLTGGTDGGLHITDVTNASRTLLMNLQTLDWDDDLLSAIGVPRAMLPEVHASSEVYGEARTKAVEGIQVAGDLGDQQAALFGQTCFAVGEAKNTYGTGNFLLLNTGTEPVQSKHGLITTPAYRIGDAETVYALEGSIAITGALVQWLRDNLKMIKAAPEVEELAMTVEDNGGVYFVPAFSGLFAPYWRSDARGVIAGLTRYATAGHIARATLEATAYQSREVVEAMNADSGVALESLKVDGGMVANDLLMQFQADILDVDVIRPAVAETTALGAAYAAGLAVGMWTEQEDLRENWVEDKRWTPSMEADRREREYRGWKKAVTRTFDWVEDEG from the coding sequence GTGGCCGAGTACGCAGGCGCGATCGACCAGGGGACCACGAGCACCCGCTTCATGGTCTTCGACTCCGGCGGGCACGTCGTCTCGATCGCCCAGAAGGAGCACGAGCAGATCTACCCCAAGCCCGGCTGGGTGGAGCACGACCCCATGGAGGTCTGGCGGCGCACGGAGGAGGTGATCGGCGAGGCGCTGCAGTCGGCGGGGCTCGACAAGGACCAGCTCGCGGCGATCGGCATCACCAACCAGCGCGAGACCGCCGTCGTGTGGGACCGGAGCACCGGCGAGCCGGTGCACAACGCGATCGTGTGGCAGGACACGCGCACCGACCAGATCTGCAACCGCCTCGCCGCCGAGGGCGGTCAGGACCGCTTCCGGCAGCAGACGGGCCTGCCGATCGCCACCTATTTCTCGGGGCCGAAGATCCGCTGGATCCTCGACAACGTGGCGGGCGCCGAGCAGCGCGCAGAGGCCGGCGACCTGCTGTTCGGCAACATGGACACCTGGGTGATCTGGAACCTGACCGGCGGCACCGACGGCGGGCTGCACATCACCGACGTGACCAACGCCAGCCGGACCCTGCTGATGAACCTGCAGACGCTCGACTGGGACGACGACCTGCTGTCGGCCATCGGCGTGCCGCGGGCGATGCTGCCCGAGGTCCACGCGTCGAGCGAGGTCTACGGCGAGGCGCGCACGAAGGCGGTCGAGGGCATCCAGGTCGCGGGCGACCTCGGCGACCAGCAGGCGGCCCTGTTCGGCCAGACCTGCTTCGCCGTCGGCGAGGCCAAGAACACGTACGGCACCGGCAACTTCCTGCTGCTCAACACGGGCACGGAGCCGGTGCAGAGCAAGCACGGGCTCATCACGACGCCGGCCTACCGCATCGGCGACGCCGAGACGGTGTACGCCCTCGAGGGCTCGATCGCGATCACCGGCGCGCTCGTGCAGTGGCTGCGTGACAACCTCAAGATGATCAAGGCCGCGCCGGAGGTCGAGGAGCTGGCGATGACCGTCGAGGACAACGGCGGGGTCTACTTCGTGCCGGCCTTCTCGGGCCTGTTCGCGCCGTACTGGCGCTCGGACGCGCGCGGCGTGATCGCGGGCCTCACCCGCTACGCCACCGCGGGCCACATCGCCCGGGCCACCCTGGAGGCCACCGCCTACCAGAGCCGCGAGGTCGTGGAGGCCATGAACGCCGACTCCGGCGTCGCCCTGGAGTCGCTGAAGGTCGACGGGGGCATGGTGGCGAACGACCTCCTGATGCAGTTCCAGGCCGACATCCTCGACGTCGACGTCATCCGGCCGGCGGTCGCCGAGACCACCGCGCTCGGCGCCGCCTACGCGGCGGGCCTCGCCGTCGGCATGTGGACCGAGCAGGAGGACCTGCGCGAGAACTGGGTGGAGGACAAGCGCTGGACGCCCTCCATGGAGGCGGACCGGCGCGAGCGCGAGTACCGCGGCTGGAAGAAGGCGGTCACCCGCACGTTCGACTGGGTGGAGGACGAGGGCTGA
- the dhaL gene encoding dihydroxyacetone kinase subunit DhaL, giving the protein MSGAEEITTGELVAWLRRFAAAVEEVKDELTRLDSAIGDADHGTNMSRGMTAVVAKLDAGEPADAPALMRAVGMTLISKVGGAGGPLYGTFFLQFGSAAGGDTLTPQGWLGAFEAGVAGVQARGKAEPQDKTMVDALLPAAAAMRAAIGEGAAFADALAAAADAAEDGMRATIPLVARKGRASYLGERSAGHQDPGATSSALLVRCAAQTWAG; this is encoded by the coding sequence GTGAGCGGCGCGGAGGAGATCACCACCGGGGAGCTCGTCGCGTGGCTGCGGCGGTTCGCGGCCGCGGTGGAGGAGGTGAAGGACGAGCTCACCCGGCTCGACTCGGCGATCGGCGACGCCGACCACGGCACGAACATGAGCCGCGGCATGACGGCCGTCGTCGCCAAGCTCGACGCCGGGGAGCCGGCCGACGCGCCGGCGCTGATGCGGGCGGTCGGGATGACGCTCATCTCGAAGGTCGGCGGGGCGGGCGGGCCGCTCTACGGCACGTTCTTCCTGCAGTTCGGCTCGGCGGCCGGCGGCGACACGCTCACGCCGCAGGGCTGGCTGGGGGCGTTCGAGGCCGGCGTGGCGGGGGTGCAGGCGCGCGGCAAGGCCGAGCCGCAGGACAAGACCATGGTGGACGCCCTGCTGCCGGCGGCGGCCGCGATGCGGGCGGCGATCGGCGAGGGCGCCGCGTTCGCGGACGCGCTCGCCGCGGCCGCCGACGCGGCCGAGGACGGCATGCGGGCGACCATCCCGCTCGTCGCCCGCAAGGGGCGCGCGAGCTACCTGGGCGAGCGCAGCGCGGGGCATCAGGACCCGGGCGCCACGTCGAGCGCCCTGCTGGTGCGGTGCGCGGCGCAGACGTGGGCCGGATAG
- the dhaK gene encoding dihydroxyacetone kinase subunit DhaK, translating into MKKLLNDPADLVADSLRGMAAAHGDILRVNLDPAYVVRADAPVAGKVGVLSGGGSGHEPMHGGFVGRGMLDVACPGEVFTSPTPDQMLEATKAVDGGAGVLHIVKNYTGDVLNFEMAADLAREEGVTVEAVVIDDDVAVQDSLYTAGRRGVGATVLAEKIVGAAAEEGKDLATVADLCRRVDDRARSMGMALTSCTVPSAGTPTFELGEDEMEIGIGIHGEPGRERLPLERARDIVGRMATAIVEDLPFASGDRVLAFVNGMGGTPLIELYLVFEELRRFLEERDITIARSLVGSYITSLEMAGCSITLLQLDDEMTRLWDAPVRTAGLRWGA; encoded by the coding sequence GTGAAGAAGCTCCTCAACGACCCGGCCGACCTGGTCGCCGACAGCCTGCGCGGCATGGCGGCCGCGCACGGCGACATCCTGCGGGTGAACCTCGACCCCGCGTACGTGGTGCGCGCCGACGCGCCGGTCGCGGGCAAGGTGGGCGTGCTGTCGGGCGGGGGCTCGGGGCACGAGCCGATGCACGGCGGCTTCGTCGGCCGCGGCATGCTCGACGTCGCCTGCCCGGGGGAGGTCTTCACCTCCCCCACCCCCGACCAGATGCTCGAGGCGACGAAGGCGGTCGACGGCGGCGCCGGCGTGCTGCACATCGTCAAGAACTACACCGGCGACGTGCTGAACTTCGAGATGGCGGCCGACCTCGCCCGGGAGGAGGGCGTCACGGTCGAGGCGGTCGTCATCGACGACGACGTGGCCGTGCAGGACAGCCTCTACACCGCCGGCCGGCGCGGCGTGGGCGCCACGGTGCTGGCCGAGAAGATCGTCGGCGCGGCGGCCGAGGAGGGCAAGGACCTCGCGACCGTCGCGGACCTCTGCCGGCGGGTGGACGACCGCGCGCGCAGCATGGGCATGGCGCTCACCTCCTGCACCGTGCCGAGCGCCGGCACGCCGACGTTCGAGCTCGGCGAGGACGAGATGGAGATCGGCATCGGCATCCACGGCGAGCCGGGGCGCGAGCGCCTGCCGCTCGAGCGCGCCCGCGACATCGTCGGCCGCATGGCCACGGCCATCGTGGAGGACCTGCCGTTCGCCTCCGGCGACCGCGTGCTGGCCTTCGTCAACGGGATGGGCGGCACGCCGCTCATCGAGCTCTACCTCGTGTTCGAGGAGCTGCGGCGATTCCTCGAGGAGCGCGACATCACGATCGCGCGCAGCCTCGTGGGCTCGTACATCACCTCGCTCGAGATGGCGGGCTGCTCGATCACCCTGCTCCAGCTCGACGACGAGATGACGCGGCTGTGGGACGCGCCCGTGCGGACCGCCGGCCTGCGGTGGGGCGCGTGA
- a CDS encoding MIP/aquaporin family protein, which yields MADEAGRVPGGGSGVPPGKTGWRGTPAGEYLAEFLGTFVLVGFGTAVVAMYVAALPLSGRGEGITSDADWLLICWGWGMAVVFGVYVAGGVTGAHINPAVTVAFASFGRFPWRKVPGYIVAQVLGALAGAALVYMTYRDAIQAFEAANGIERDGGDGTVSIFVTPPAPYFDDYWGPFITEVIGTAFLLLIIFAVVDRMNLPPKANLAPLIIGLGVFAIGMSWGANSGYAINPARDFGPRVLTWLMGWGDAAFPGAQNNLGAYWWVPVVGPLIGAVIGAAIYKFVIEDILHARRKPEDLDVISRGETVEDES from the coding sequence GTGGCCGACGAGGCAGGGCGGGTTCCGGGCGGCGGGAGCGGTGTCCCGCCCGGGAAGACGGGCTGGCGGGGCACTCCCGCCGGTGAGTACCTGGCCGAGTTCCTCGGCACATTCGTGCTGGTCGGCTTCGGCACGGCGGTGGTCGCCATGTATGTGGCCGCCCTGCCACTGTCGGGCAGGGGCGAGGGGATCACCTCCGACGCCGACTGGCTCCTCATCTGCTGGGGATGGGGCATGGCGGTCGTGTTCGGCGTCTACGTGGCCGGCGGCGTGACCGGGGCGCACATCAACCCGGCCGTGACGGTCGCCTTCGCGTCGTTCGGCCGCTTCCCGTGGCGCAAGGTGCCCGGGTACATCGTCGCGCAGGTGCTCGGTGCGCTGGCCGGCGCCGCGCTGGTGTACATGACCTACCGGGACGCGATCCAGGCGTTCGAGGCGGCGAACGGCATCGAGCGCGACGGCGGCGACGGGACCGTCAGCATCTTCGTGACGCCACCGGCGCCGTACTTCGACGACTACTGGGGACCGTTCATCACCGAGGTGATCGGGACGGCCTTCCTGCTGCTGATCATCTTCGCCGTGGTGGACAGGATGAACCTGCCGCCCAAGGCCAACCTCGCGCCGCTGATCATCGGCCTCGGGGTCTTCGCGATCGGCATGTCGTGGGGCGCCAACTCCGGGTACGCGATCAACCCGGCACGTGACTTCGGCCCGCGCGTGCTGACGTGGCTGATGGGCTGGGGCGACGCCGCCTTCCCGGGGGCGCAGAACAACCTCGGCGCATACTGGTGGGTGCCGGTCGTCGGACCGCTGATCGGTGCGGTGATCGGCGCCGCGATCTACAAGTTCGTCATCGAGGACATCCTGCACGCCCGGCGCAAGCCCGAGGACCTCGACGTCATCAGCCGCGGGGAGACCGTGGAGGACGAGTCGTGA